A genomic window from Tautonia rosea includes:
- the pdxA gene encoding 4-hydroxythreonine-4-phosphate dehydrogenase PdxA yields MRNAEDLTLADDRPLVALTMGDVAGVGPEVIARAWPDSPLRALARPVVIGCAEALQRAVVSCSLDLEVRRVDRPESAEPTDQIIPCLEVPGVDVLDVPLGKVDARAGRAAYEFLITAIDLALAGRVDAITTMPLNKESLHAGGVPYPGHTEILADRCRVPRHAMMLYLPPREGSREGLGVIHVTLHVPLRKVFDLLTVDRVVETIVLASESMRPLLDGRVPRVAVAGLNPHAGEHGLFGDEEIRIIGPAVTRASAEGVSVEGPIAADTLFARALDGEFDAVVAMYHDQGHVALKTIGFDQAVNITLGLPIVRTSVAHGTAFDIAGMGIVRTDSLIAAVRVAGQLARPKLSVG; encoded by the coding sequence ATGAGAAACGCGGAGGACCTGACGTTGGCGGACGATCGGCCGCTCGTGGCGCTGACGATGGGAGATGTGGCCGGGGTCGGTCCCGAGGTGATTGCCCGGGCCTGGCCCGATTCCCCCCTCCGAGCCCTGGCCAGGCCGGTCGTGATCGGCTGCGCCGAGGCGTTGCAACGGGCGGTCGTCTCGTGCAGTCTCGACCTGGAGGTCAGGAGGGTTGATCGTCCCGAGTCGGCCGAACCGACCGATCAGATCATTCCTTGCCTGGAGGTTCCGGGGGTTGATGTCCTTGATGTGCCGCTGGGGAAGGTGGATGCCCGGGCTGGTCGGGCGGCGTATGAGTTCCTGATCACGGCGATCGACCTGGCCCTGGCCGGTCGGGTCGACGCGATCACGACGATGCCCTTGAACAAGGAGTCGCTCCACGCCGGTGGCGTGCCCTATCCGGGACATACGGAAATCCTGGCCGATCGCTGCCGGGTTCCTCGCCACGCGATGATGCTCTACCTGCCGCCTCGCGAAGGATCGCGCGAGGGGCTAGGGGTGATCCACGTCACCCTGCACGTCCCTTTGCGCAAGGTTTTTGACTTGCTGACGGTCGATCGGGTTGTTGAAACGATCGTCCTTGCCTCCGAGTCGATGCGGCCGTTGCTCGATGGGCGTGTCCCTCGAGTCGCGGTTGCGGGTTTGAACCCGCACGCCGGAGAGCACGGATTGTTCGGGGACGAGGAGATCCGGATCATCGGCCCGGCCGTGACTCGGGCTTCGGCCGAAGGGGTGAGCGTCGAGGGGCCGATCGCGGCCGATACCCTCTTCGCCCGAGCCCTGGACGGCGAGTTCGACGCCGTGGTCGCCATGTATCACGATCAGGGCCACGTGGCCCTGAAAACCATTGGCTTTGACCAAGCAGTGAACATCACGCTCGGCCTGCCCATTGTCCGAACGAGCGTTGCGCACGGCACAGCCTTCGACATCGCCGGGATGGGGATTGTCCGGACCGACAGTCTGATCGCCGCGGTTCGGGTGGCGGGGCAACTGGCGAGGCCGAAGCTTAGCGTCGGATGA
- a CDS encoding sugar kinase has product MSRRVLVFGPAYLDRVLRVDRPLLPPEWDAGPLDLSVGGRWLVEDQREASLRLEDPDGGSLFIDLPDDWPECPGSGIELDRLLLPNRGVWYHSVKGLNWQDDLGGMGAGFAAALGGLLVSALGPESDPTSARIASMLAEQGIEHHPIRVPDTQADWTLLISSGPHGDKLPVGFRGCHASLSEYPGPVDWGFDVLVVASLTNQLIRSALETVSARVRVFAPTLKNMTDREPPLLAFADRLELLCCNRQEWEALADREAVAQIIPILSISDGPNGGIIRFRDPSGALREHHEPAFPRDHPPRDTNRAGESYASTLLTTLLDAGWQGGPVEAGLIEHAAQRAAAAAGLVIGHEDFRFPTPEEIDDTVRLGRI; this is encoded by the coding sequence ATGTCCCGTCGCGTGCTTGTGTTCGGTCCCGCCTACCTCGATCGCGTGCTCCGGGTCGATCGCCCGCTCCTGCCTCCCGAGTGGGACGCCGGGCCGCTCGATCTGAGCGTGGGAGGCCGTTGGCTCGTCGAGGATCAACGGGAGGCTTCGCTGAGGCTCGAGGATCCTGACGGAGGCTCTCTCTTCATCGATCTGCCGGATGACTGGCCGGAGTGCCCGGGAAGCGGAATCGAGCTAGATCGCCTGCTCCTGCCAAACCGGGGTGTTTGGTATCACTCCGTCAAGGGATTGAACTGGCAGGATGACCTCGGCGGGATGGGTGCCGGCTTCGCCGCAGCGCTGGGCGGGCTCCTGGTCAGTGCCCTCGGCCCGGAATCCGACCCGACCTCTGCCCGGATCGCGTCGATGCTGGCGGAACAGGGAATCGAGCATCATCCAATCCGAGTTCCCGACACTCAGGCCGACTGGACCCTCTTAATCTCCAGCGGCCCACACGGTGACAAGCTCCCGGTCGGCTTCCGAGGGTGCCACGCCTCGCTCTCCGAATATCCGGGGCCAGTGGACTGGGGTTTCGACGTCCTGGTCGTCGCCTCCTTGACAAACCAGCTCATCCGATCAGCCCTGGAAACGGTGTCGGCCCGAGTCAGGGTCTTTGCCCCGACCTTGAAGAACATGACGGACCGCGAGCCTCCGCTTCTCGCATTTGCCGATCGGTTGGAACTGCTCTGCTGCAACCGGCAGGAGTGGGAGGCGCTGGCCGATCGGGAGGCGGTTGCCCAGATCATCCCGATCCTCTCGATTTCCGACGGCCCGAACGGCGGGATCATTCGCTTCCGCGACCCGTCCGGTGCCCTTCGAGAACATCACGAACCGGCCTTCCCCCGTGATCATCCCCCCCGAGACACGAACCGGGCCGGAGAGTCGTACGCCTCGACTCTGCTCACCACCTTGCTCGACGCCGGCTGGCAAGGGGGGCCGGTCGAGGCCGGCCTCATCGAACACGCCGCACAGCGGGCCGCAGCCGCCGCAGGATTGGTGATCGGCCACGAGGACTTCCGCTTTCCAACCCCCGAGGAGATCGACGACACCGTCCGACTCGGACGGATTTGA
- a CDS encoding TIGR03960 family B12-binding radical SAM protein, producing MLNTPLKDLVTSRILPNVQMPAQYLGGELHSVRKDHRRCRGSVCIAFPDTYAMGMSHHGLQVLYSIMNAAGWACERAFTPLPDFEAALRNHGVPLYGLETFTPLNRFDVLGFTLQYEISYSNILTMLDLGGIPLHAEDRGPDDTLVIAGGPGAQNPEVISPFIDLFVLGDGEPSLPFVSEQWKAMQGSGLSRAEKLARIASTVDWAYVPRFYEPIYNEDGIQIDTVRTRDDVPDSIRQCVETDLDASPLPTSPVVPFVETAHDRIAIEIMRGCPWQCRFCQSTTIKRPLRYRSVETIVNAALETYKNTGYDEISLLSLSTSDYPKFEELVTRMSEVFTPLGVKISLPSLRITEMLKKIPALLQEGRRSGLTLAPEVARDDMREQIRKPVKNQDLYDGCREAFRRGWRKVKLYFMCGLPGERPVDLDGIVEMAEIISRIGKEETGRYVEVTASVSNFVPKSATPYQWNGMQRREYFEWAHKYLRSKVSMRSVKIKCHDIDTSMLEGVLTRGDRRLAPALEEAWRRGARLDAWREHFNPQLWWQTFDDLGIDLDFYVHRTRGVDEVLPWDLIRIKKGRDYLAKEQGRSVVQLDAMAGAV from the coding sequence ATGTTGAACACGCCGCTCAAAGACCTCGTGACCTCTCGAATCCTGCCCAACGTCCAGATGCCGGCTCAATATCTCGGCGGCGAGCTGCACAGCGTTCGCAAGGACCACCGCCGCTGCCGAGGGTCGGTCTGCATCGCCTTTCCCGACACCTACGCGATGGGCATGAGCCACCACGGCCTTCAGGTGCTCTACAGCATCATGAACGCGGCCGGATGGGCTTGTGAGCGAGCCTTCACCCCCTTGCCCGACTTCGAGGCCGCCCTTCGGAACCACGGGGTCCCCCTCTACGGGCTGGAAACCTTCACCCCCTTGAACCGCTTCGACGTGCTCGGCTTCACGCTTCAGTATGAGATCAGCTACTCCAACATCCTGACCATGCTCGATCTCGGCGGCATTCCTCTCCACGCCGAGGACCGCGGGCCAGACGACACCCTTGTCATCGCTGGAGGCCCCGGCGCTCAGAATCCGGAAGTGATCTCCCCGTTCATCGACCTCTTCGTGCTCGGCGACGGTGAGCCAAGCCTCCCCTTCGTCAGCGAACAGTGGAAGGCGATGCAAGGCTCAGGCCTCAGCCGGGCCGAGAAGCTCGCCCGGATCGCCAGCACCGTCGACTGGGCCTACGTCCCTCGCTTCTACGAGCCGATTTACAACGAAGACGGGATTCAGATCGACACCGTCCGCACCCGGGACGACGTGCCCGACTCGATCCGCCAGTGCGTCGAGACCGACCTCGACGCCTCTCCGTTGCCCACCAGTCCCGTCGTCCCGTTCGTCGAGACGGCGCACGACCGCATCGCCATCGAGATCATGCGTGGCTGCCCCTGGCAATGCCGCTTCTGCCAGAGCACAACCATCAAGCGTCCTCTCCGGTATCGCTCAGTCGAGACGATTGTCAACGCCGCGCTCGAAACCTACAAGAACACCGGGTACGACGAGATCAGCCTCCTCTCCCTCTCGACGAGCGACTACCCGAAATTCGAGGAACTCGTGACCCGGATGAGCGAGGTGTTCACCCCGCTCGGCGTGAAGATCTCGCTGCCAAGCCTCCGAATCACTGAGATGCTCAAGAAAATCCCGGCCCTGTTGCAAGAAGGCCGACGAAGCGGCCTGACCCTCGCTCCCGAAGTCGCCCGCGACGACATGCGTGAGCAGATACGCAAGCCCGTCAAGAATCAGGACCTTTACGACGGTTGCCGCGAAGCCTTCCGACGTGGCTGGCGCAAGGTCAAGCTTTACTTCATGTGCGGTCTACCCGGCGAACGCCCGGTCGATCTTGACGGCATCGTCGAGATGGCCGAGATCATCTCCCGGATCGGCAAGGAAGAAACCGGCCGCTACGTCGAAGTCACCGCGAGCGTCTCGAACTTCGTACCCAAGTCGGCCACACCGTACCAATGGAACGGCATGCAACGGCGCGAGTACTTCGAATGGGCTCACAAGTACTTGCGATCGAAAGTCTCAATGCGATCGGTCAAGATCAAGTGCCACGACATTGATACGAGCATGCTCGAAGGCGTGCTCACCCGAGGCGACCGCCGCCTCGCCCCTGCCCTCGAAGAGGCCTGGCGCCGCGGAGCCCGGCTCGACGCCTGGCGAGAACACTTCAACCCGCAACTCTGGTGGCAGACCTTCGACGATCTCGGCATCGACCTCGACTTCTACGTCCACCGTACCCGAGGCGTCGACGAGGTGCTTCCCTGGGATCTCATCCGCATCAAGAAAGGCCGTGACTACCTCGCCAAGGAGCAAGGGCGATCCGTCGTCCAGCTCGACGCGATGGCCGGCGCCGTCTGA
- a CDS encoding DUF2254 domain-containing protein produces MKTPSNLLSSLWNSLRTSLWFVPSLIVLSMIVLAIVLVYGIGTLGESFVDRFPKTFGAGADGARGLLTAVASSMITVAGVTFSITIVVLSQTASQYSPRILPNFMRDRFNQAVLGTFVGIFAYCLVVVRTIRGGEDEFVPSLAVLVSVVLALIGVGVLIAFIHHIIASIQSGQIIADAAQETLHAIDHLFPEPLGEPLPEDRDPAIPRFLGSTAWLPIPARSSGYLCRVDSKPLMELAERLKAVIRMEYAPGDFCVVGMPLVSIASGPATGHPKGDVENRQAILDMVEGEDQDDEAKLRQIARELDALYSFGRNRTVGQDVGFGIQQLVDIALKALSPGVNETTTAVTCIHHLTLINSRLASRKIETRQRAKDGCLRVIAQKPTFESMLSLSFEEIRRNAAGNVSILEELFVAMKTIGVFARDNDRRRTVLAHVIAIAELADQSVSAPSDRAGMEPRIRQVLESLGDPNAGSWTMGDGPSNDGAS; encoded by the coding sequence ATGAAAACACCATCGAACCTCCTGAGTTCGCTCTGGAACAGCTTGCGAACGAGCCTCTGGTTCGTGCCCAGCCTGATTGTCCTGAGCATGATCGTGCTGGCAATTGTGCTGGTTTACGGCATCGGCACGCTTGGCGAGAGCTTCGTGGATCGCTTTCCGAAGACCTTCGGCGCTGGGGCTGATGGTGCTCGGGGTTTGCTCACGGCAGTGGCCTCTTCGATGATCACGGTGGCCGGCGTGACCTTTTCCATCACGATCGTCGTTCTGTCGCAAACGGCGAGCCAGTACTCGCCTCGGATCCTCCCGAACTTCATGCGAGACCGGTTCAACCAGGCCGTGCTCGGGACGTTTGTGGGAATCTTTGCCTATTGCCTGGTCGTTGTCCGAACGATCCGAGGTGGGGAAGACGAGTTCGTACCGTCTCTGGCGGTCCTTGTCAGCGTCGTGCTGGCGCTGATCGGGGTGGGCGTTCTGATTGCCTTTATCCATCACATTATCGCGTCGATCCAATCGGGTCAGATCATTGCCGATGCGGCCCAGGAGACGCTCCATGCGATCGATCACCTGTTTCCCGAGCCGCTCGGAGAGCCTCTGCCGGAAGACCGCGATCCGGCGATCCCCCGATTTCTTGGGTCCACGGCGTGGCTGCCGATTCCTGCCAGGAGTTCCGGTTATCTCTGTCGAGTCGACAGCAAACCCCTGATGGAACTGGCCGAACGCTTGAAGGCCGTAATTCGAATGGAGTATGCGCCGGGCGATTTCTGTGTGGTCGGGATGCCCCTGGTGTCGATCGCAAGCGGTCCGGCGACGGGACACCCCAAAGGAGATGTCGAAAATCGTCAAGCCATTCTGGACATGGTCGAAGGCGAGGATCAGGACGACGAGGCAAAACTCCGTCAGATTGCCAGGGAACTCGACGCGCTTTACAGCTTCGGTCGGAACCGGACCGTGGGACAGGATGTCGGCTTCGGCATTCAGCAGCTTGTCGACATCGCGTTGAAAGCGCTTTCGCCGGGAGTCAACGAAACGACCACCGCAGTCACCTGCATTCACCATCTGACCCTCATCAACTCCCGGCTCGCCTCTCGGAAAATCGAGACGCGCCAGCGTGCCAAGGATGGCTGTTTGCGGGTCATCGCCCAGAAGCCGACCTTTGAGAGCATGCTCAGCCTGTCGTTCGAAGAAATTCGCCGCAACGCGGCAGGCAATGTCTCGATCCTGGAAGAACTGTTCGTTGCCATGAAAACGATTGGCGTGTTTGCCCGCGACAACGATCGGCGACGGACGGTGCTGGCGCACGTCATCGCGATCGCCGAACTGGCGGACCAAAGCGTATCGGCGCCCTCAGACCGAGCCGGGATGGAACCTCGGATTCGCCAGGTTCTCGAATCGCTCGGCGATCCGAACGCGGGGTCCTGGACGATGGGGGACGGTCCCTCGAATGATGGTGCGTCGTAA
- a CDS encoding Uma2 family endonuclease: MATETRPRLITVEQFLKMDLGDGQYELVRGEILEVTSPSPGQGFVCANVTSLLSKYGRDTGFGDVLSHDTVVLTEPNPDTVRGGDVLIPRDKRWPRTQVVGTKFPPVVPDLDVEVDSPNDRPGTLGEKLSEYLNAGVPMIWVLHPERRTLRIDRADDPVPQIRGPDDTVENIPELPGFRCGVAEFFV, translated from the coding sequence ATGGCGACCGAGACCAGACCCCGCCTCATCACCGTCGAACAGTTCCTGAAGATGGACCTTGGGGACGGCCAGTATGAACTGGTTCGAGGCGAGATTCTCGAGGTGACGTCACCAAGCCCTGGCCAGGGATTCGTTTGCGCAAATGTGACCTCGCTTCTGAGCAAGTACGGGCGGGACACCGGATTCGGTGATGTGCTGAGTCACGACACTGTCGTGCTGACCGAGCCAAATCCTGACACAGTCCGTGGCGGCGACGTCCTCATTCCTCGGGATAAACGATGGCCGAGGACGCAGGTCGTTGGGACGAAATTCCCCCCCGTCGTGCCCGATCTCGACGTTGAGGTCGATTCCCCGAACGACCGCCCCGGAACGCTGGGAGAGAAACTCTCCGAGTACCTCAACGCGGGGGTTCCCATGATCTGGGTCCTCCACCCGGAACGTCGGACCCTGAGGATCGACCGCGCCGACGACCCGGTTCCGCAGATTCGCGGCCCGGACGACACGGTCGAGAACATTCCCGAACTCCCCGGCTTTCGCTGCGGTGTCGCCGAGTTCTTCGTTTGA